A single genomic interval of Penicillium psychrofluorescens genome assembly, chromosome: 2 harbors:
- a CDS encoding uncharacterized protein (ID:PFLUO_004003-T1.cds;~source:funannotate), whose amino-acid sequence MSTKKTIAIVGATGTQGSSVVRTFLDLPNWHVRALTRSPTSEKAQILAAKGAEVIQADLNDPDSLSRAFKDAHATFLNTDFWEPFRAALASGKDSETACKIGYDTEVTYGKNAISAAAKVPTLERFIYSALGPMNRASGGKYPHTRHWETKAFLVDYINDQEELAAKSSIIYIGAYLHNQFLYPKPRKENDGAYAMVMPARKQMRMPIIDTAMSTGPFVRALIEDEAPRTKLLAYDEYLTIEQVIEVWEKVTGKKAAFVQMGLQELHAMSGMPLEVLNGPAFVDEFGYCGGIDGVIEPAQLKAKVGVKTFEESIRGLDMDFLLGLQGK is encoded by the coding sequence ATGTCCACCAAGAAaaccatcgccatcgtcggcgccaCGGGCACCCAAGGCTCCTCAGTTGTTCGGACATTCCTCGATTTGCCCAATTGGCATGTCCGCGCTCTCACACGCTCACCAACTTCCGAAAAGGCACAAATTCTGGCCGCCAAGGGTGCGGAGGTAATCCAAGCCGACCTAAACGATCCAGATTCTCTCTCCCGCGCCTTCAAAGATGCACACGCCACCTTCCTGAACACCGACTTCTGGGAACCCTTTCGCGCCGCTCTGGCATCAGGGAAAGACAGCGAAACAGCCTGCAAAATAGGATACGACACCGAAGTGACATATGGCAAAAacgccatctccgccgcggcgaAGGTCCCCACGCTCGAAAGATTCATCTACTCGGCTCTGGGACCGATGAACCGCGCGTCGGGCGGGAAGTATCCACACACACGCCACTGGGAGACGAAGGCGTTCCTGGTAGACTATATCAATGAccaggaggagctggcggcgaaaTCCTCCATTATCTATATCGGCGCATATCTGCACAACCAGTTCCTGTACCCCAAGCCACGGAAAGAAAACGACGGGGCATATGCGATGGTTATGCCGGCCAGGAAGCAGATGCGGATGCCGATTATCGATACCGCGATGTCGACGGGTCCGTTCGTGCGTGCTTTgattgaggatgaggcgCCGCGGACGAAACTGCTTGCGTACGATGAGTATCTCACTATCGAGCAGGTTATCGAGGTTTGGGAGAAAGTTacggggaagaaggctgccTTCGTGCAGATGGGTCTGCAGGAACTGCACGCGATGTCTGGTATGCCGCTGGAGGTTCTGAATGGGCCTGCGTTTGTAGATGAGTTTGGGTACTGTGGTGGGATCGACGGGGTGATTGAGCCGGCGCAGTTGAAGGCCAAGGTGGGTGTGAAGACGTTTGAGGAGTCGATCAGGGGATTGGATATGGATTTCTTGCTAGGACTTCAGGGTAAATAG
- a CDS encoding uncharacterized protein (ID:PFLUO_004002-T1.cds;~source:funannotate) produces the protein MAASRARPKPLNWSSPSHLTVFLRNLRLLQLDQQPDWPGINLRALSPSSQNHRQRIRLVEWALFHLFAILDWEETQNKLRPFFPPLEPLQSVNLRAALFRALTELKKNGELGREVTLRKTMLDDCKGEKFDELLAVFSTAVLRKVMAGSVEETFRTPALNLATTTTISPIDYQNLVPLILAHQVSLGAVGERRARVREVYEQFSRLLDAKKFELAQRAETLSDHGAEHANSEDLARELRANWLGGEEWASALLDGGAQSSTDAFLELSFSEAWARATDPTAEGLSGNLKQDLVMDLEARVLRQRNRLRKWHAYNDSIRKEQNASASTTEAVFKEPRLLFRDHQSLTVASLSRTGRQPTDRRRVLTDSDQSLISSVNKAISHISGKSHRVPTPPLAESMSYMDEPLHVLVKPAHPEVSSPVAEDDLASSPPEMANSPQHGSSTQSEVPIVRLDPDHSPSDHSDSEQEPIKPPRSNYSLVERTRKSMSLLPSLPPQEPHSRQRRGPRPSLPVNQSQPPRKSSPVEGSRSGASTPKDKLLEEDVDYASVFKSRPRVALSPISSPAVHVSSPPEEDFELDYGSSDWGTVDSPLAAARPRR, from the exons ATGGCTGCCTCCCGGGCCAGGCCAAAGCCACTGAACTGGTCATCTCCCTCGCATCTGACGGTCTTCCTTCGCAACCTTCGGTTACTACAGCTCGACCAACAGCCCGACTGGCCCGGCATCAACCTGCGCGCGCTGTCTCCGTCCTCTCAGAACCACCGACAGCGCATCCGTCTGGTCGAATGGGCTCTGTTCCACTTATTTGCTATCTTGGATTGGGAGGAGACGCAGAAT AAGCTCCGgcctttcttccctcctctcgAACCTCTTCAATCCGTCAACCTCCGCGCGGCCCTCTTCCGGGCCCTGACAGAATTAAAGAAAAATGGCGAACTCGGGCGCGAGGTCACTCTCCGTAAGACCATGCTGGATGACTGCAAGGGCGAAAAGTTCGACGAGCTCCTGGCCGTCTTTTCGACGGCCGTTCTGCGCAAAGTCATGGCGGGTTCCGTCGAGGAGACATTCCGGACTCCCGCCTTGAACTTGGCTACAACTACAACTATCTCTCCGATAGACTATCAGAATCTTGTGCCGCTCATTCTTGCTCACCAAGTGTCTCTGGGGGCGGTGGGAGAGCGCCGCGCGCGTGTGCGGGAGGTATACGAGCAATTCTCGCGGTTGCTTGATGCGAAGAAATTTGAGCTTGCCCAGCGTGCAGAAACGCTGTCCGATCACGGTGCTGAACATGCGAATTCGGAGGACCTGGCGCGTGAGCTGCGGGCAAACTGGCTGGGAGGCGAGGAATGGGCGAGTGCTCTGCTGGATGGGGGAGCGCAAAGCAGCACTGATGCTTTCCTGGAACTTTCTTTCTCGGAGGCTTGGGCGCGTGCAACGGATCCCACTGCGGAGGGCCTGAGTGGCAACCTGAAGCAAGATCTGGTGATGGATCTGGAGGCTCGGGTGTTGCGACAGCGGAATCGGTTGCGCAAGTGGCATGCGTACAATGATTCTATCCGAAAGGAACAGAATGCCAGTGCAAGCACCACAGAAGCCGTCTTCAAAGAACCACGATTACTTTTCCGGGACCATCAGTCTCTTACGGTTGCGAGTCTATCCAGGACTGGTCGACAGCCCACGGATCGGCGACGGGTGTTGACAGATTCAGATCAGTCTCTGATTTCGTCTGTGAATAAAGCCATCTCTCACATTAGCGGCAAATCGCATCGTGTACCAACTCCTCCACTAGCGGAATCTATGAGCTATATGGACGAACCACTCCATGTTCTCGTGAAGCCCGCTCACCCTGAGGTATCATCCCCCGTGGCAGAGGATGATCTAGCTTCAAGTCCACCTGAGATGGCAAACTCTCCACAACACGGATCATCCACTCAATCCGAGGTACCCATCGTCCGCCTCGACCCCGACCATTCTCCCTCCGACCACTCCGATTCAGAGCAGGAACCCATCAAACCGCCCAGATCCAACTACAGCCTTGTCGAACGCACCCGCAAATCAATGTCTCTACTCCCATCACTACCTCCACAAGAACCTCACTCCCGACAACGCCGGGGCCCACGACCTTCTTTGCCGGTCAATCAATCCCAGCCGCCGCGAAAGTCATCACCAGTAGAGGGCTCCCGGTCTGGCGCCTCCACGCCGAAGGATAAGCtcctcgaagaagatgttgacTATGCAAGCGTCTTCAAGTCTCGGCCTCGCGTGGCGCTTAGTCCTatctcatcgccggcggTGCATGTAAGCTCCCCGCCAGAGGAAGACTTTGAGCTAGACTATGGGAGCTCCGACTGGGGGACAGTCGATTCGCCTTTGGCTGCTGCGCGGCCAAGGCGTTAG
- a CDS encoding uncharacterized protein (ID:PFLUO_004004-T1.cds;~source:funannotate) yields the protein MPVARAEGNDKPKKRALTQARRDQNRAAQRAWRQRQREQKKVAVKGNNKPIRLAPKSTGPTFTSSSPVHYDYLTDRQPALSRDILDAAEPPNISDSPVPELYYSPEDKEPSSENNSSLSEKDHDDSSPEALVDDNSPSALSIFLHSEEGQQLINITPSTSTSYNTLVTNSLRNLQLKDTLHVLHADPVINTLQTPHSRTLLAMLNNALCLGFDLHKLMACHKTYISPFFRAISPTDSPQDLVASTLNQSIPVHLQPTMAQILVPHHASLDLIPLPLLRERVIMLAFAMPEVFDLWDLKLDIYVRHALTMKMDGERLPWDRRCWEMQGWFGKKWGISLCE from the exons ATGCCTGTCGCTCGGGCTGAAGGGAATGATAAGCCAAAGAAGCGGGCTCTCACCCAAGCCCGCAGAGACCAGAATCGGGCTGCACAGCGCGCGTGGA GACAAAGACAGAGAGAACAGAAGAAGGTTGCCGTGAAAGGCAATAATAAACCAATTCGCCTTGCGCCGAAGTCCACGGGTCCGACTTTTACTTCTTCGTCTCCGGTGCATTATGATTATTTGACGGATCGGCAGCCGGCTCTGAGCCGGGATATCTTGGATGCTGCTGAGCCGCCGAATATTAGTGATAGCCCGGTTCCTGAATTATACTATAGccccgaggacaaggagCCGTCGTCGGAGAATAATAGCTCTCTCTCGGAGAAAGACCACGATGATTCCAGCCCAGAGGCTCTCGTTGATGATAATTCACCAAGTGCCTTGAGCATATTCCTCCATTCGGAAGAAG GCCAACAACTCATCAACATAACCCCCTCCACATCGACCTCCTACAACACCCTAGTCACCAACTCCCTCCGAAACCTCCAACTAAAAGACACCCTGCACGTCCTCCACGCCGACCCAGTCATTAACACGCTCCAAACACCACACTCTAGAACGCTTTTGGCAATGCTGAACAACGCCCTCTGTCTCGGATTTGATCTGCACAAACTAATGGCGTGTCACAAGACTTACATATCTCCCTTCTTCCGGGCTATCTCCCCCACAGATAGCCCCCAGGATCTAGTAGCGTCCACCCTGAACCAGTCCATCCCCGTCCATCTGCAGCCGACAATGGCGCAGATTCTTGTTCCGCACCATGCTAGTTTGGATCTGATTCCGTTGCCCTTGCTTAGGGAGAGGGTTATCATGTTGGCATTTGCTATGCCGGAGGTTTTTGATCTGTGGGATCTGAAGCTGGATATTTATGTTAGGCATGCGCTGACGATGAAAATGGACGGGGAACGGCTGCCTTGGGATCGGAGGTGTTGGGAGATGCAGGGCTGGTTTGGGAAGAAGTGGGGGATTAGTCTGTGTGAATGA
- a CDS encoding uncharacterized protein (ID:PFLUO_004001-T1.cds;~source:funannotate): MGSNDQPQSLWTPQTVLSTLPHPPEENSTSPIPFFHLIERLKTTKREGWRRFGMANGESISDHMYRMSIMTMMAPPSLAVRLNIPHCTKMALIHDMAESLVGDITPVDKDVTKAEKARREASVMDYITSSLLGNVPGGALSGAEIKRVFQEYEDNETLEACFVHDIDKMELLLQMIEYERTHHVDLSEFQHVAARIQLPEIQAWAADVVRERGKQPVGTGSGNA, translated from the exons ATGGGCTCCAACGACCAGCCTCAGTCTCTCTGGACTCCCCAGACTG TGCTATCCACCCTCCCCCACCCGCCAGAAGAGAACTCCACCTCCCCCATCCCCTTCTTTCACCTGATCGAGCGCCTCAAGACCACCAAGCGGGAGGGATGGCGACGGTTCGGGATGGCAAACGGCGAATCTATCTCCGACCACATGTACCGCATGTCCATaatgacgatgatggcccCGCCGTCACTCGCCGTGCGCCTGAACATCCCGCACTGCACCAAGATGGCTCTGATCCACGACATGGCCGAATCGCTCGTGGGCGATATCACGCCCGTCGACAAGGACGTTaccaaggccgagaaagCGCGCCGCGAGGCGTCCGTCATGGACTACATCACTTCCTCCCTGCTGGGCAATGTGCCTGGTGGGGCATTGTCCGGTGCGGAAATCAAGCGTGTCTTCCAGGAGTATGAGGATAACGAGACGCTCGAGGCGTGTTTCGTGCATGACATCGATaagatggagctgctgttgCAGATGATTGAGTACGAGCGCACCCATCACGTCGACCTGTCTGAGTTCCAGCATGTCGCCGCTCGCATTCAGCTGCCTGAGATCCAGGCCTGGGCGGCAGACGTGGTGCGCGAGCGTGGGAAGCAACCTGTTGGAACAGGCAGTGGCAATGCCTGA